A window of Mucilaginibacter paludis DSM 18603 contains these coding sequences:
- the traK gene encoding conjugative transposon protein TraK, with protein MRNIETAFQHVRGLVIVLTVGYFIAICYIEYQNKALIATIQSRLYVLYNGKVLEAYAADRKDNVAVEARDHVKTFHQLFFTLAPDDKFIQANVTKALYLADGSAKREYDNLSENGYYNNIIAGNISQQIEVDSVSVDLRSYPYHFRCYATQNIVRTTSTVTRSLVTEGDLRNVPRSDNNPHGFLIERWNTLENKDLKTVNH; from the coding sequence ATGCGAAATATTGAAACCGCTTTTCAGCACGTGCGTGGTTTGGTCATCGTGCTGACGGTAGGTTATTTTATAGCGATATGTTATATAGAATATCAAAATAAGGCTTTAATAGCCACTATCCAAAGCAGGCTTTATGTGCTTTATAATGGCAAAGTGCTGGAGGCTTATGCAGCCGACCGAAAAGACAATGTTGCGGTGGAGGCAAGAGATCATGTTAAAACCTTTCATCAGCTTTTCTTCACGCTCGCACCGGATGATAAGTTCATCCAGGCGAATGTTACCAAAGCGCTTTACCTCGCAGACGGTTCGGCAAAGCGGGAATATGATAACCTGTCCGAAAATGGCTACTACAACAATATTATAGCCGGTAACATCAGTCAGCAGATCGAGGTGGACAGCGTTTCCGTTGATCTGCGGAGTTATCCTTACCATTTCCGCTGTTATGCCACGCAGAACATTGTACGAACAACCAGCACTGTCACCCGAAGTCTTGTCACAGAAGGTGACCTGCGAAATGTACCACGCAGTGATAACAATCCACATGGTTTTCTCATAGAACGCTGGAACACCCTTGAAAATAAAGATTTAAAAACAGTCAATCATTAA
- the pstC gene encoding phosphate ABC transporter permease subunit PstC: MKLIKRERIDYTARLVFRTTGLLVIAILGGIFFMLVWNTVAFFLKVKPLDFITGTQWNPSGNHASYGILPLLVSTCLVTLGAMVIAIPLGIFTAAFLSEYADKKVKNILKPMIEMLAAVPSVAIGFLGIVILGPFIAHLTSQSNGLNALNGAILLSVMALPTIITVTEDALQGVPRSYKEASYGVGANKWQTLIKVTIPAAAPGILAAIMLGVGRAIGETMTVLMATGNVSAFPKGFFHSVRTITATIAIEMGEVPYQTTHYYALFAIATVLFLITLLVNLAGEYFVNKFRKYQAA, encoded by the coding sequence ATGAAACTCATTAAAAGAGAAAGAATCGACTATACGGCCAGATTAGTTTTCAGAACTACCGGCTTACTGGTGATCGCGATTTTGGGCGGCATATTTTTTATGCTTGTATGGAACACCGTAGCTTTCTTTTTAAAGGTAAAACCACTTGATTTTATTACCGGTACGCAGTGGAACCCTTCCGGCAACCATGCCAGTTATGGTATTTTACCCTTATTGGTCAGTACCTGCCTGGTTACTTTGGGTGCAATGGTCATTGCGATTCCGTTAGGTATTTTTACGGCTGCTTTTTTGTCAGAATATGCGGATAAAAAGGTGAAGAACATACTGAAACCGATGATAGAAATGCTGGCGGCGGTACCCTCCGTGGCCATTGGGTTTTTAGGTATTGTCATACTGGGGCCGTTCATAGCCCACCTAACCAGCCAGTCCAACGGTTTAAATGCGTTGAACGGGGCTATATTGTTATCAGTGATGGCGCTGCCTACCATCATCACGGTTACCGAAGATGCCCTACAAGGCGTACCCAGATCCTATAAAGAGGCCAGTTATGGCGTTGGTGCGAATAAATGGCAAACCTTAATTAAGGTTACAATTCCTGCTGCCGCACCGGGTATATTGGCTGCCATTATGCTGGGTGTTGGCCGGGCAATAGGCGAAACCATGACCGTCCTCATGGCCACCGGCAACGTGTCTGCTTTTCCAAAAGGCTTCTTCCATTCGGTACGTACCATTACCGCGACCATTGCCATTGAAATGGGAGAAGTACCGTATCAAACCACCCATTACTATGCGCTGTTTGCCATTGCTACCGTACTTTTTCTAATTACACTCCTGGTTAACCTGGCCGGAGAATATTTTGTAAACAAGTTTAGAAAGTACCAGGCCGCATGA
- a CDS encoding site-specific integrase, translated as MLEKSFALLYFLKQSKNEGSKKYIYLRITVDGHPVEVSTKKQWWENRWDQNIGRASGTKHDVQELNFFLSTLENKVFQARQKLIEDDERITAEAIRDLVTGKDTRKMILEVFADHNKQMEALVGKDYADGTLERYETSLEHTKAFIQWQYQVNDLYIRKLDHFFIEQYAFWLKTVRNCNHNTTMKYLSNFKKIVLICVKNKWLQGDPFTNFKMSKREVMREPLSEWELQAMINKDFENDRLNNVRDIFVFSCYTGLAYADVKKLKRSEINMGVDGEQWIFTPRQKTDTPCPIPLLPVALQLLEKYAHYPKCINQDRVLPVLTNQKMNAYLKEIADLCGINKVLTFHLARHTFATTICLSNGVPMETVSKMLGHTNLKQTLHYAKTLHSKIGADMASLRQKLAVNPKPEKECGKGILEPVKQVPTVPKFNYVLVAS; from the coding sequence ATGTTAGAGAAAAGCTTTGCATTGCTTTATTTTTTAAAGCAATCAAAAAATGAGGGGAGTAAAAAGTACATCTATTTACGTATTACTGTCGATGGCCATCCGGTAGAAGTCTCCACAAAAAAACAATGGTGGGAAAATCGCTGGGATCAAAACATTGGGCGCGCAAGTGGCACCAAACACGATGTACAGGAATTGAATTTTTTCCTTAGCACGCTGGAAAATAAAGTATTTCAGGCTCGTCAAAAACTTATTGAGGACGATGAACGGATTACTGCAGAAGCTATCCGTGATTTGGTTACCGGCAAGGATACCCGTAAAATGATACTTGAAGTGTTCGCCGACCACAACAAGCAGATGGAAGCTTTGGTAGGAAAAGATTACGCAGATGGTACATTGGAACGTTATGAAACATCTTTAGAGCACACCAAAGCGTTTATTCAATGGCAGTATCAGGTTAATGATCTTTATATCCGCAAGCTTGATCATTTCTTTATTGAACAGTATGCATTTTGGTTAAAAACCGTTCGGAACTGCAATCATAATACGACGATGAAGTATCTGTCAAACTTTAAAAAGATCGTTCTGATCTGTGTTAAAAATAAATGGTTACAAGGCGACCCGTTCACCAATTTCAAGATGTCTAAAAGAGAGGTTATGCGTGAACCTCTTTCAGAATGGGAACTGCAAGCAATGATCAACAAGGATTTTGAAAACGACCGCCTGAACAATGTGCGTGACATATTCGTATTCAGTTGTTATACCGGCCTTGCCTATGCGGATGTAAAGAAGCTTAAACGAAGTGAGATCAACATGGGTGTTGATGGTGAGCAATGGATATTTACGCCACGCCAAAAAACTGATACACCGTGTCCTATTCCGTTGTTACCAGTTGCACTGCAATTACTGGAAAAATATGCACATTATCCTAAATGCATAAATCAGGACAGGGTATTGCCGGTATTAACCAACCAAAAAATGAACGCGTACCTGAAAGAGATCGCAGATCTTTGCGGCATCAACAAAGTGCTTACGTTTCACCTGGCCCGGCACACTTTTGCTACAACAATCTGCCTTAGCAATGGTGTTCCGATGGAAACCGTATCTAAAATGTTGGGGCACACCAACCTGAAGCAGACCCTGCATTACGCGAAAACATTGCATAGCAAGATCGGTGCGGATATGGCTTCATTACGTCAGAAACTGGCCGTTAACCCTAAACCTGAAAAGGAATGTGGCAAAGGTATATTGGAACCAGTTAAACAGGTACCTACGGTGCCTAAGTTTAATTACGTACTGGTTGCCTCGTAA
- a CDS encoding sensor histidine kinase, with the protein MKATHFKIDRKYFWVELSFLLFLSFGVSLISDLEYSTYEQHDITRFAEDIGYRLITGSFSLLTYAIYYLAFLKRYVFGRKVVGIILCSVGFVIIDQLIYKFPTNWVIIHTDLVSNSLKKRAVVDLLRPHIIFMFNYRVIRSIIPLIGLAFLIRSLTQEREMKELKEQQLVSELNYLKAQLHPHFFFNTINNIYALALKQSVQTAPMIARLGEMMRYILYEADQPTVPLSRELTFLSDYIAVEKIRHQAHIDIQFDVQGIRSDYRMEPLLLLPFIENAFKHGLEEETKNGFVHIVICQTDQDLTLQVSNSVPQPVKKTGVSGIGIQNVRKRLDILYPDKYQLDINETPKLYEVNLILTNP; encoded by the coding sequence ATGAAGGCCACTCATTTTAAAATAGACCGGAAATACTTTTGGGTAGAACTGAGTTTCCTGCTTTTTCTGTCCTTCGGTGTTTCGCTCATCAGCGACCTGGAGTACAGCACCTATGAACAGCACGACATTACCCGGTTTGCAGAGGATATCGGCTATCGGCTGATCACGGGCAGCTTTTCACTCCTCACCTATGCCATATATTACCTTGCATTCCTTAAGCGTTATGTGTTTGGACGCAAGGTTGTCGGTATTATCCTTTGCAGCGTTGGCTTTGTGATTATAGATCAGTTAATATATAAGTTCCCGACTAACTGGGTGATTATTCATACTGACTTGGTTTCAAACAGTTTGAAAAAGCGGGCGGTTGTAGACCTTTTAAGGCCACATATTATTTTTATGTTCAATTACAGAGTTATCCGTTCTATAATTCCGTTAATTGGCTTGGCTTTTCTGATCAGGTCGCTCACCCAGGAACGGGAAATGAAGGAACTGAAAGAACAACAGCTGGTTTCTGAACTCAATTACCTGAAAGCACAACTCCACCCACATTTCTTTTTCAACACGATCAATAATATTTATGCGCTGGCGCTCAAGCAATCCGTACAAACTGCACCTATGATAGCGCGACTTGGCGAAATGATGCGTTACATCCTTTATGAAGCCGACCAGCCAACCGTTCCTTTATCCCGGGAACTTACTTTTTTATCCGATTATATTGCAGTTGAAAAAATACGTCACCAGGCACACATTGATATCCAATTCGACGTTCAGGGCATCCGGTCGGATTACCGCATGGAGCCGCTGTTGTTGCTGCCTTTTATCGAAAACGCTTTCAAACACGGATTGGAAGAAGAAACAAAAAACGGGTTTGTCCATATCGTGATCTGTCAGACCGATCAGGATCTCACCTTACAGGTGAGTAACAGTGTTCCGCAGCCCGTAAAAAAAACAGGTGTATCCGGGATCGGTATTCAGAATGTGCGTAAAAGGCTCGATATTTTATACCCTGACAAGTATCAGCTGGATATTAACGAGACACCAAAATTATATGAAGTGAATTTAATTCTGACTAATCCATGA
- a CDS encoding endonuclease/exonuclease/phosphatase family protein: MPFYQNIKPGTPQGKRTITKLQELRVQLTKEIPAKQMESNLLLATWNIREFGGTKYGGRLDESYYYIAEIISKFDLIAIQEVRDNLAALDKVMEILGSYWSYMFTDVTEGREGNSERTAFLFDTRKVRFGGLAGQLVLPPLEEKDPESGQTIYKPVKQLARTPFLCGFKAGWTNFTLTTVHILYGDSVGNNPARIKEIEDLAQMIANKAAEKTAWSHNMILLGDFNIFKREDHTYEAITKAGFTTPEELQKLPSNALKNKFYDQIAFKVRPGRFETTDKAGVFDYFESIFKDDLQDETEYAEAMGKAYLQNSEGIARDEKGKKAYYKTYWRTFQMSDHLPMWVEVAIDHTDNYLKEKLLPPQNEDGATGTPVVPAEEDGAKKPDKNEADL; the protein is encoded by the coding sequence ATGCCATTTTACCAGAACATCAAACCAGGGACACCGCAAGGAAAGCGTACCATAACGAAACTTCAGGAATTAAGGGTCCAATTAACCAAAGAAATTCCTGCTAAGCAGATGGAAAGTAACCTGTTGCTGGCTACCTGGAACATCCGGGAATTTGGCGGAACAAAGTATGGTGGAAGGTTAGATGAATCTTATTATTATATTGCAGAGATCATTTCAAAATTTGATCTCATTGCCATACAGGAAGTGCGCGATAACCTGGCGGCCTTAGATAAGGTGATGGAAATATTGGGCAGCTATTGGTCTTATATGTTCACCGATGTGACGGAGGGGAGGGAGGGAAATTCGGAGCGCACCGCCTTTCTGTTTGACACCCGTAAAGTCAGGTTTGGCGGACTGGCTGGCCAGTTGGTGCTCCCCCCGCTTGAAGAAAAAGACCCGGAGAGTGGACAAACGATCTATAAACCCGTTAAGCAGCTTGCACGCACACCTTTTCTTTGTGGATTTAAAGCAGGTTGGACGAACTTCACGTTAACCACAGTTCATATCCTTTATGGTGATTCCGTAGGCAACAATCCTGCACGGATCAAAGAAATAGAAGATTTGGCGCAGATGATCGCCAATAAAGCTGCCGAAAAAACAGCGTGGTCGCACAACATGATCCTTTTAGGCGATTTTAACATCTTTAAACGCGAGGATCACACCTATGAAGCCATCACCAAGGCTGGTTTTACAACACCTGAGGAATTACAGAAGCTTCCCTCTAATGCGTTGAAAAACAAATTTTATGATCAGATCGCTTTCAAGGTAAGGCCGGGGCGGTTTGAAACGACAGACAAGGCCGGAGTCTTTGATTACTTTGAATCGATCTTCAAAGATGACCTGCAAGATGAAACCGAGTATGCAGAAGCAATGGGCAAGGCGTACCTGCAAAATTCAGAAGGTATAGCCCGCGATGAAAAAGGGAAAAAGGCATACTATAAAACCTATTGGAGGACTTTTCAAATGTCCGATCACCTGCCCATGTGGGTTGAGGTCGCTATTGACCATACTGACAATTATTTAAAGGAAAAACTATTGCCGCCACAGAACGAGGATGGCGCTACAGGCACGCCTGTCGTCCCGGCTGAAGAGGACGGCGCGAAAAAACCGGATAAAAACGAAGCTGATCTGTAA
- a CDS encoding TlpA disulfide reductase family protein: protein MKYLFLLLAACILSAFTFIPTSPGYRINGTVTGLPDSTWLYLRTAHPDNEIDSCRIIGGKFGMSGHITEKAVPVYLHTAKYTNYVPFWLENTNISITLKAGEFKKGLISGSATQDEDRRLDQLRKPYSVEADSLGKILDKTKDSAERKSLISRIRSANDKGKEVEKDWVKKYPNSLVSANILDIYAIVWGKETTQALYERLTTEMKATQFGRNIRDYLALNKNPKVGDHYIDFEQMNAEGKAVRLSQIKGKYVLLDFWASWCGPCLEENPNLVRTYARFKDKGFAILGVSMDENKSPWLQAIKKYQLVWENVSDLRGDKNKATLMYGVSAIPANFLIDENGIIIDKNLRGNALDARLEKLLP, encoded by the coding sequence ATGAAATATCTATTCCTTCTTTTAGCTGCCTGTATCTTATCTGCCTTTACGTTTATCCCAACTTCCCCGGGTTACCGGATCAACGGTACCGTGACCGGGCTACCGGATAGCACTTGGCTTTACCTGCGGACAGCCCATCCTGATAACGAGATTGATTCCTGCCGTATAATCGGCGGCAAATTCGGCATGAGCGGGCATATTACTGAAAAAGCGGTTCCCGTATACCTGCATACCGCAAAATACACCAACTACGTACCCTTCTGGCTGGAAAATACCAACATCAGCATAACTCTTAAAGCTGGTGAATTTAAAAAAGGCTTGATCAGCGGTTCGGCTACACAAGACGAGGACAGACGGCTGGATCAGTTGCGCAAACCGTATAGTGTAGAAGCTGACAGCCTGGGAAAGATTTTAGATAAGACAAAAGACAGTGCTGAACGTAAAAGCCTAATATCACGGATCAGGTCGGCTAACGACAAGGGAAAAGAAGTGGAAAAAGATTGGGTTAAAAAATATCCGAATTCCCTGGTATCTGCCAATATCCTGGATATTTATGCAATCGTGTGGGGAAAGGAAACAACGCAGGCGCTTTATGAGCGGTTAACCACGGAAATGAAGGCCACACAGTTTGGCCGCAATATTAGGGATTACCTGGCATTGAACAAAAATCCGAAAGTGGGTGATCATTATATCGACTTTGAACAAATGAATGCCGAAGGAAAAGCGGTTAGGTTATCACAGATCAAAGGCAAATACGTTTTGCTTGATTTTTGGGCTTCCTGGTGCGGGCCCTGCCTGGAGGAAAACCCTAATCTTGTGCGGACTTACGCCCGCTTCAAAGACAAGGGCTTCGCCATTTTGGGTGTGTCTATGGATGAAAATAAAAGCCCGTGGCTACAGGCCATAAAAAAATACCAATTGGTATGGGAAAATGTAAGCGACTTGCGCGGCGATAAAAACAAAGCCACCTTGATGTACGGCGTTTCGGCTATCCCCGCTAACTTTTTGATAGATGAAAATGGGATAATTATTGACAAAAACCTACGCGGAAACGCGTTGGATGCACGGTTAGAGAAGTTGCTACCTTAG
- a CDS encoding helix-turn-helix domain-containing protein codes for MSVEVITKEDLQAFRNDLLNDIKSLLGKKIEAPKEWLKAAEVRKLLKISAGTLLTLRATGRLQYSKIGGTYYYRYQDIQSMLVNGNNGHE; via the coding sequence ATGAGTGTAGAGGTGATAACAAAAGAAGACTTGCAGGCATTCCGCAATGATTTGCTGAATGATATCAAATCCCTGTTAGGAAAGAAAATAGAAGCGCCTAAAGAATGGTTAAAAGCCGCTGAGGTCAGAAAACTGCTCAAAATTTCAGCCGGTACCTTACTGACCTTAAGGGCAACAGGCAGGCTGCAATATTCCAAGATCGGCGGTACTTACTATTACCGCTACCAAGATATTCAAAGCATGTTGGTTAACGGGAATAACGGCCATGAATAA
- a CDS encoding LytR/AlgR family response regulator transcription factor, which translates to MIRCIIVDDEPLALEVLEHFISRTPQLELVANCCNAVDAFKVLHDQQVDLMFLDIKMPGISGLDFVSSLKNPPSIIFTTAFAEHAVRGFELEAIDYLLKPITFERFEKSIRKLLKMRPPEPADVKDYTYFRVSGRLIKIFHADLLYAQSVKDYILICTKSGNHLTHMTMKYLAELLPSPPFLRVHRSYLVKREAIDQVERNSIRVNAEIIPVGENYRGNLEKIT; encoded by the coding sequence ATGATCCGGTGTATCATTGTCGATGACGAACCTTTAGCGCTGGAGGTACTGGAGCATTTCATCAGCCGTACACCCCAATTGGAATTAGTTGCCAATTGCTGCAATGCGGTTGATGCTTTTAAGGTACTGCACGATCAGCAGGTTGACCTGATGTTCCTCGATATCAAAATGCCCGGCATTAGCGGCCTTGATTTTGTGAGTTCATTAAAAAATCCACCATCCATTATCTTCACTACTGCTTTTGCCGAACATGCGGTAAGGGGTTTTGAACTGGAAGCTATTGACTACCTTCTCAAACCGATCACTTTCGAAAGGTTTGAGAAGAGCATTCGCAAACTGCTGAAGATGCGCCCGCCTGAACCGGCGGACGTTAAAGATTATACTTATTTCAGGGTGTCAGGGCGGTTGATCAAGATCTTTCATGCTGATCTGCTTTATGCACAATCAGTAAAGGATTATATTTTGATCTGTACAAAAAGCGGCAATCACCTAACGCACATGACGATGAAATATCTTGCCGAACTGTTACCGTCACCGCCTTTTCTGCGGGTACACCGTTCTTATTTGGTCAAACGCGAAGCAATCGACCAAGTGGAAAGAAATAGTATTCGGGTAAATGCCGAGATTATTCCGGTAGGCGAAAATTATCGTGGTAACTTGGAAAAGATAACATGA
- a CDS encoding ORF6N domain-containing protein produces the protein MENALIPDETLMSKIYFIRGQKVMLDSDLAELYGVETRRLNEQVTRNADRFPDDFMFRLNEFEFDSLMSQIATSKRGGRRKLPYVFTEHGVLMLSSVLNSKQAIKVNIQVMRIFTRIRKMFMDNTELRLEIEMIKKKLDNQDKNLEIVFRYLDELIDKNERPKERKRIGYKPDDI, from the coding sequence ATGGAAAACGCACTGATACCGGACGAAACCCTAATGAGCAAGATATACTTTATCAGAGGTCAGAAAGTGATGCTTGATAGTGATCTTGCCGAGCTTTACGGAGTTGAAACACGAAGATTGAATGAACAGGTTACAAGGAACGCTGATAGGTTCCCGGATGATTTCATGTTCAGATTGAACGAATTTGAGTTTGATAGTTTGATGTCGCAAATTGCGACATCAAAACGAGGCGGCAGGCGAAAATTGCCTTATGTATTTACCGAGCATGGGGTGTTGATGCTTTCGAGCGTATTAAATAGTAAGCAGGCGATAAAGGTCAATATACAGGTGATGCGGATATTTACCCGCATCCGTAAAATGTTTATGGATAACACGGAGCTACGTTTAGAAATAGAAATGATCAAAAAGAAACTGGATAACCAAGATAAAAATTTGGAGATCGTATTTCGTTATCTTGATGAACTGATTGACAAGAACGAACGGCCGAAGGAGCGAAAGCGGATTGGTTACAAGCCGGATGATATTTAA
- a CDS encoding conjugative transposon protein TraM, with translation MEKQTLSPKMLRQRKVLLVLPLMVLPFLTMFFWALGGGKASSAEIKANTTKGFNMNLPDAVLKGNKDLNKLSYYDKAAADSVKLKEQMKSDPYYRQAADSAAAITIPGNAQPAWRTNIQPSKLAGGNNQTANEAQVYQKLAQLQTAINKPVTPVKTASTPPINDNSLNSNLQQDSQQKSEDPELKQMNGLLEKIMDIQHPDRVKEKADPQAKELESRRFKAIPAVIDGKQKITQGTVVRLKLLDTVTISGQLIPKGQLIYGSGQLYNQRLTMNIKIIRMGTMILPVDLTVFDMTDGLEGISVPEAVTGDAVKDGAVNSVEGMEFMSLDPSMGAQLAGAGVNVAKGLFSKKVKRIKAKLKDGHPLLLRDNKKLRESK, from the coding sequence ATGGAAAAGCAAACATTATCTCCAAAAATGCTTCGCCAGCGCAAAGTGCTGCTGGTATTGCCCCTTATGGTGTTGCCCTTTTTAACGATGTTCTTTTGGGCATTAGGCGGTGGTAAGGCCAGTTCCGCTGAAATCAAAGCCAATACAACAAAGGGATTTAATATGAACCTACCGGATGCGGTTCTAAAAGGCAACAAAGACCTTAATAAACTAAGTTATTATGATAAAGCGGCTGCTGATTCGGTGAAACTAAAGGAACAAATGAAAAGTGATCCTTACTACCGTCAGGCGGCAGACAGCGCGGCAGCGATCACTATTCCCGGTAATGCACAACCAGCATGGCGCACTAATATTCAGCCATCGAAGCTGGCCGGGGGAAATAATCAAACTGCTAACGAAGCTCAGGTTTATCAAAAACTGGCGCAATTACAAACGGCTATTAACAAGCCGGTAACGCCTGTTAAGACCGCTTCAACTCCACCAATTAATGATAATAGTTTGAATAGCAATTTGCAGCAAGATTCCCAACAAAAAAGTGAAGACCCTGAACTCAAGCAAATGAATGGCCTGCTTGAAAAAATCATGGACATTCAACACCCCGACAGAGTAAAGGAAAAAGCAGATCCGCAGGCTAAAGAATTGGAAAGTAGGCGATTTAAAGCGATACCCGCTGTGATAGATGGGAAACAAAAAATCACCCAGGGTACAGTTGTAAGATTAAAATTGCTCGATACCGTAACGATCAGCGGGCAGTTGATTCCCAAAGGACAGCTTATCTATGGCAGCGGCCAATTGTACAATCAAAGGCTGACCATGAACATCAAGATCATCCGCATGGGCACCATGATCCTGCCGGTTGACCTGACCGTTTTTGACATGACGGATGGATTGGAAGGTATTAGCGTGCCGGAGGCCGTTACCGGCGATGCCGTTAAAGACGGCGCGGTCAATAGTGTAGAGGGAATGGAATTTATGAGCCTTGACCCCTCAATGGGAGCGCAACTCGCCGGAGCCGGGGTGAATGTTGCAAAGGGGCTTTTCTCCAAAAAGGTAAAACGCATCAAAGCAAAGTTAAAAGACGGGCATCCGCTTTTGCTGCGTGATAACAAAAAATTAAGGGAAAGTAAGTGA
- a CDS encoding substrate-binding domain-containing protein: MKNAAYLILLLLTSCASNDRSIKVKGSDTEVNLAVTLAENFYKVNHEFSLAISGGGSGLGIASLLNGQTDIANSSRPLNAEEDSLFKVRGIKLRTVIFAEDATAFIVQKTFPLDSIDVGTLKKILNGQYKTWKAVTGRDIQINIYGRQSNSGTHSFIRKKLKIEFSRDAKEMNGNAQILEGIKTDASGIGYVGVGYILHSGASQPIKVLKITEKIGQVAVSPLDKQAIMARRYYFQRPLYQFIPETSWKKVAAFIAYEKGTAGKKIIQSSGYYIIAQNQ, from the coding sequence ATGAAGAACGCCGCTTACCTGATCCTGTTACTGCTGACTTCCTGCGCAAGTAATGACAGGTCTATTAAAGTAAAGGGTTCTGATACCGAGGTCAACCTGGCGGTCACCCTGGCAGAAAATTTCTATAAGGTAAACCACGAGTTCAGCCTGGCCATATCCGGCGGTGGCTCCGGGCTGGGGATTGCTTCACTGCTGAATGGACAAACCGATATTGCCAACTCATCCAGGCCGCTGAACGCCGAAGAAGACAGCCTGTTCAAAGTAAGAGGGATCAAGTTACGTACGGTAATATTTGCCGAGGATGCTACAGCATTTATCGTACAAAAAACATTTCCGCTTGATTCTATCGATGTCGGCACCTTGAAAAAAATACTAAACGGACAATATAAAACCTGGAAAGCGGTAACCGGCCGGGATATACAGATCAATATTTACGGCAGGCAAAGCAACTCCGGGACACATTCCTTTATCCGCAAAAAATTAAAAATTGAATTCAGCCGGGACGCCAAGGAAATGAATGGTAACGCACAGATCCTGGAAGGTATTAAAACAGATGCTTCCGGCATAGGCTATGTAGGGGTTGGTTACATTCTACACAGCGGCGCCAGCCAGCCGATCAAAGTGCTGAAGATAACCGAAAAGATCGGCCAAGTCGCCGTTTCACCTTTGGACAAGCAGGCCATCATGGCACGCCGCTATTATTTCCAAAGGCCATTATACCAGTTCATCCCGGAAACATCCTGGAAAAAAGTAGCTGCCTTTATCGCTTATGAAAAGGGCACGGCAGGAAAAAAGATCATTCAGTCATCAGGCTATTATATCATCGCTCAAAATCAATAA